A genomic region of Zea mays cultivar B73 chromosome 6, Zm-B73-REFERENCE-NAM-5.0, whole genome shotgun sequence contains the following coding sequences:
- the LOC100381659 gene encoding uncharacterized LOC100381659 yields MSRATKIHTVSPETDIFLGKTAKRYPTRPCARDEDDGDSGWETVSHAEEQGSSNSPDGSEPSVNGFCGGNGASASGTDWEEDNCEKCRSSSGITGICSTAGERHPKKASSFARLWRSSNGDGGRRTGSELLNGRLSSSRMPDAALSPDLKNGEACQVSPGVGEWSPDLLNPHVVRAMKGRVEWPQPQGTQKRSLKSKLVNARTNGRKVQLHQALGQMI; encoded by the coding sequence ATGAGCCGTGCAACAAAGATCCATACAGTGAGCCCTGAAACTGACATCTTTCTGGGGAAAACAGCAAAGAGATATCCCACTCGACCTTGCGCCAGAGACGAGGATGATGGTGACAGTGGATGGGAGACCGTCAGCCACGCAGAGGAGCAAGGCTCTAGCAATTCGCCCGATGGGAGCGAACCATCGGTAAACGGTTTCTGTGGAGGAAACGGCGCGTCAGCAAGTGGAACCGACTGGGAAGAAGATAACTGTGAGAAGTGCAGATCAAGTAGCGGCATCACCGGTATCTGTTCGACAGCTGGAGAGAGGCACCCGAAGAAGGCGTCGTCTTTTGCCCGACTGTGGAGATCATCAAACGGCGACGGCGGGAGGAGAACAGGTTCCGAGTTACTGAATGGTAGGCTCTCAAGCAGCAGGATGCCCGATGCCGCTCTTTCCCCTGATCTCAAGAACGGTGAGGCGTGCCAAGTCTCACCGGGTGTTGGGGAATGGAGTCCGGACCTGCTGAACCCTCATGTGGTCCGTGCTATGAAAGGGCGCGTCGAATGGCCCCAGCCCCAGGGCACCCAAAAGCGCAGCCTGAAGTCCAAACTCGTGAACGCAAGGACCAATGGACGTAAGGTACAGCTGCACCAAGCGCTAGGACAGATGATATAG
- the LOC100286322 gene encoding protein translation factor SUI1 homolog isoform X1, translating into MSDLDVQLPSAFDPFAEANAEDSGAGPGTKDYVHVRIQQRNGRKSLTTVQGLKKEFSYNKILKDLKKEFCCNGTVVQDPELGQVIQLQGDQRKNVATFLVQAGIAKKENIKIHGF; encoded by the exons ATGTCTGATCTCGACGTCCAGCTTCCATCTGCCTTTG ATCCGTTTGCTGAGGCAAATGCTGAGGACTCTGGTGCTGGTCCTGGAACGAAGGATTATGTGCATGTGCGCATCCAGCAGCGCAACGGCAGAAAGAGTCTGACTACAGTCCAGGGTCTGAAGAAAGAGTTCAGCTATAACAAGATCCTCAAGGATCTGAAGAAGGAATTCTGCTGCAATGGTACTGTAGTTCAGGACCCAGAGCTAGGCCAG GTCATTCAGCTCCAAGGTGACCAGCGCAAGAATGTTGCTACTTTCCTAGTTCAG GCTGGGATTGCGAagaaagagaacatcaagattcaCGGGTTCTAA